In Odontesthes bonariensis isolate fOdoBon6 chromosome 9, fOdoBon6.hap1, whole genome shotgun sequence, the following proteins share a genomic window:
- the abhd15a gene encoding protein ABHD15, whose protein sequence is MLEWLVALCILILVVFIWPGSKYFGTGHQPDTLLHGLGISQRAAKDRTGGRCVSDRDAQPVCAGAVTDEKARSAALVCKPSALANYLQKHCRTFSNYSPCVGWTWRASAFLQSVYEACWPYEKPIQFVRDNLQLSDDGLVSLDWVVPIYQKRRRTSSHSTSPVLLIIPNSFGKITRNVLKLCEMALSHGYLPAVFNRRSHNGTPLTTIKLQQFGDPTDLREAVRYIRYRQPAGRLYAVSEGSGSGLLLSYLGECGSSSYVTAAVCLSPVFRCQNWFENGLCWPLQWVLALYQKICLGRYRTALGETMQADALFSSCSLRSVEEALFCQTGRVGCKQAVPTGTNSSSNASTAWDAYWERNEPLRDVDEVAIPVLSVCAKDDPIRGDAQTTLPLELFETNPHFFLLLTDHGGHCGFSTQSERRATGASGALGSVAAPNSAVGSNDTNWSHIVLLEFFRATTDFFNAEERAKQLAAKRRGLGGVGGGRAFRHRSVSTCKRVPACSHNIHAIYNWQRSYTR, encoded by the exons ATGCTGGAATGGCTTGTGGCTCTGTGCATTCTGATCCTGGTGGTCTTTATATGGCCGGGCTCCAAATATTTTGGTACCGGGCACCAGCCGGATACCTTGCTCCATGGATTGGGGATTTCACAGCGGGCAGCCAAAGACAGGACCGGCGGGCGGTGCGTCTCAGACCGAGATGCTCAGCCGGTCTGTGCGGGAGCTGTGACCGACGAGAAAGCTCGCAGCGCGGCACTTGTATGCAAACCGTCTGCATTGGCCAACTACCTTCAGAAACACTGCAGGACTTTCAGTAACTACTCGCCGTGCGTCGGCTGGACCTGGCGGGCCAGCGCCTTTCTTCAGAGTGTGTACGAGGCGTGCTGGCCGTACGAAAAGCCGATCCAGTTTGTGCGGGACAACCTGCAGCTCAGCGATGATGGGCTGGTGTCGTTGGACTGGGTAGTCCCAATTTACCAGAAAAGACGCAGGACTTCTAGTCACTCCACCAGCCCGGTTCTTCTCATCATTCCCAACTCTTTTGGGAAGATCACAAGAAATGTGTTAAAG CTGTGTGAAATGGCACTGTCCCATGGCTATCTTCCAGCTGTCTTCAACCGACGCAGCCACAACGGCACGCCACTCACAACCATCAAACTCCAGCAGTTTGGCGACCCCACAGATCTGCGTGAGGCCGTGCGCTACATTCGCTACCGCCAGCCAGCAGGGAGACTGTATGCAGTGAGCGAGGGCTCCGGATCGGGCCTCCTCCTGTCTTACTTGGGGGAATGTGGATCGTCAAGCTATGTGACGGCGGCTGTCTGCCTGTCCCCTGTGTTCCGATGCCAGAACTGGTTTGAGAACGGGCTGTGTTGGCCCCTGCAATGGGTGTTGGCACTGTATCAGAAGATATGTCTCGGCAG GTACAGGACCGCGCTGGGTGAGACCATGCAAGCAGATGCCCTGTTTTCTAGCTGTTCCTTGCGTAGTGTGGAGGAAGCGCTATTCTGTCAGACTGGACGTGTGGGCTGTAAACAAGCAGTGCCAACTGGgaccaacagcagcagcaatgcCTCAACTGCCTGGGATGCTTACTGGGAGCGCAATGAACCCTTAAGAGATGTGGATGAagtggctattcctgttctgaGTGTGTGCGCAAAGGATGACCCTATCCGCGGAGACGCCCAAACCACGTTACCTTTGGAACTCTTTGAGACAAACCCACACTTTTTTCTCCTCCTAACTGACCATGGAGGTCACTGTGGCTTCTCCACCCAGTCAGAGAGGAGGGCCACTGGTGCATCGGGTGCACTCGGTTCTGTGGCTGCTCCAAACAGTGCCGTGGGGAGCAACGATACCAACTGGAGCCACATAGTTCTCCTGGAATTCTTCAGGGCGACCACGGACTTTTTCAACGCAGAGGAGAGAGCCAAGCAGCTCGCTGCAAAGAGGAGGGGGCTGGGCGGGGTCGGAGGAGGGAGAGCTTTCCGTCACCGCAGTGTCAGTACATGTAAACGAGTACCAGCATGTTCCCATAATATCCATGCCATTTACAATTGGCAGAGGTCCTACACACGATGA